Proteins from a single region of Symphalangus syndactylus isolate Jambi chromosome 12, NHGRI_mSymSyn1-v2.1_pri, whole genome shotgun sequence:
- the RNF19B gene encoding E3 ubiquitin-protein ligase RNF19B isoform X1, whose translation MGSEKDSESPRSTSLHAAAPDPKCRSGGRRRRLTLHSVFSASARGRRARAKPQAEPPPPAAPPPPAPAPAAAQAPPPEALPAEPAAEAEAEAAAVAAQPGFDDEEAVEGGGPGAEEVECPLCLVRLPPERAPRLLSCPHRSCRDCLRHYLRLEISESRVPISCPECSERLNPHDIRLLLADPPLMHKYEEFMLRRYLASDPDCRWCPAPDCGYAVIAYGCASCPKLTCEREGCQTEFCYHCKQIWHPNQTCDMARQQRAQTLRVRTKHTSGLSYGQESGPADDIKPCPRCSAYIIKMNDGSCNHMTCAVCGCEFCWLCMKEISDLHYLSPSGCTFWGKKPWSRKKKILWQLGTLIGAPVGISLIAGIAIPAMVIGIPVYVGRKIHSRYEGRKTSKHKRNLAITGGVTLSVIASPVIAAVSVGIGVPIMLAYVYGVVPISLCRGGGCGVSTANGKGVKIEFDEDDGPITVADAWRALKNPSIGESSIEGLTSVLSTSGSPTDGLSVMQGPYSETASFAALSGGTLSGGILSSGKGKYSRLEVQADVQKEIFPKDTASLGAISDNASTRAMAGSIISSYNPQDRECNNMEIQVDIEAKPSHYQLVSGSSTEDSLHVHAQMAENEEEGSGGGGSEEDPPCRHQSCEQKDCLASKPWDISLAQPESIRSDLESSDTQSDDVPDITSDECGSPRSHTAACPSTPRAQGAPSPSAHMNLSALAEGQTVLKPEGGEARV comes from the exons ATGGGCTCCGAGAAGGACTCCGAGTCTCCGCGCTCCACATCCCTACATGCGGCCGCGCCCGACCCCAAGTGCCGCAGCGGCGGCCGGCGCCGGCGCCTCACCTTGCACAGCGTCTTCTCTGCCTCGGCCCGCGGCCGCCGCGCCCGGGCCAAGCCGCAGGCCGAGCCGCCGCCCCCGGctgcgccgccgccgcccgccccgGCCCCTGCCGCGGCCCAGGCCCCGCCGCCCGAGGCGCTGCCCGCCGAGCCGGCCGCCGAGGCCGAGGCGGAGGCCGCGGCGGTGGCGGCGCAGCCCGGGTTCGACGATGAGGAGGCGGTAGAGGGCGGCGGCCCGGGCGCGGAGGAGGTGGAGTGTCCGCTGTGCCTGGTGCGGCTGCCGCCTGAGCGGGCCCCGCGCCTCCTCAGCTGTCCGCACCGCTCGTGCCGGGACTGCCTCCGCCACTACCTGCGCCTGGAGATAAGCGAGAGCAGGGTGCCCATCAGCTGCCCCGAGTGCAGCGAGCGACTCAACCCGCACGACATCCGCTTGCTGCTCGCCGACCCGCCGCTTATGCACAAGTACGAGGAGTTCATGCTGCGCCGCTACCTAGCCTCGGACCCCGACTGCCGCTGGTGCCCGGCTCCGGACTGCGG TTATGCTGTTATTGCCTATGGCTGTGCCAGCTGCCCGAAGCTAACTTGTGAGAGGGAAGGTTGCCAGACTGAGTTCTGCTACCACTGCAAGCAGATATGGCATCCAAATCAGACATGCGATATGGCCCGTCAACAGAGGGCCCAGACTTTACGAGTTCGGACCAAACACACTTCAGGTCTCAGTTATGGGCAAGAATCTGGACCAG CAGATGACATCAAGCCATGCCCACGATGCAGTGCGTACATTATCAAGATGAATGATGGAAGCTGTAATCACATGACCTGTGCAGTGTGTGGCTGTGAATTCTGCTGGCTTTGTATGAAAGAGATCTCAGACTTGCATTACCTCAG CCCTTCTGGCTGTACATTCTGGGGCAAGAAGCCATGGAGCCGTAAGAAGAAAATTCTTTGGCAGCTGGGCACGTTGATTGGTGCTCCAGTGGGGATTTCTCTCATTGCTGGCATTGCCATTCCTGCCATGGTCATTGGCATTCCTGTTTATGTTGGAAGGAAG atTCACAGCAGGTATGAGGGAAGGAAAACCTCCAAACACAAGCGGAATTTGGCTATCACTGGAGGAGTGACTTTGTCGGTCATTGCATCCCCAGTTATTGCTGCAGTTAGTGTTG GTATTGGTGTCCCCATTATGCTGGCATATGTCTATGGGGTTGTGCCCATTTCTCTTTGTCGTGGAGGCGGCTGTGGAGTTAGCACAGCCAACGGAAAAGGAGTGAAAATTGAATTTGACGAAGATGATGGTCCAATCACAG TGGCAGATGCCTGGCGAGCCCTCAAGAATCCCAGCATTGGGGAAAGCAGCATTGAAGGCCTGACTAGTGTATTGAGCACTAGTGGAAGCCCTACAGATGGACTTAGTGTTATGCAAGGTCCTTACAGCGAAACAGCCAGCTTTGCAGCCCTCTCAGGGGGCACGCTGAGTGGTGGCATTCTCTCCAGTGGCAAGGGAAAATATAGCAG GTTAGAAGTTCAAGCCGATGTCCAAAAGGAAATTTTCCCCAAAGACACAGCCAGTCTTGGTGCAATTAGTGACAACGCAAGCACTCGTGCTATGGCCGGTTCCATAATCAGTTCCTACAACCCACAGGACAG AGAATGCAACAATATggaaatccaagtggacattgaAGCCAAACCAAGCCACTATCAGCTGGTGAGTGGAAGCAGCACGGAGGATTCGCTCCATGTTCATGCTCAGATGGCAGAGAATGAAGAAGAAGGTAGTGGTGGCGGAGGCAGTGAAGAGGATCCCCCCTGCAGACACCAAAGCTGTGAACAGAAAGACTGCCTGGCCAGCAAACCTTGGGACATCAGCCTGGCCCAGCCTGAAAGCATCCGCAGTGACCTAGAGAGCTCTGATACACAGTCAGATGATGTGCCAGACATCACCTCAGATGAGTGTGGCTCCCCCCGCTCCCATACTGCAGCCTGCCCCTCGACCCCCAGAGCCCAAGGTGCACCGAGCCCAAGTGCCCATATGAACCTCTCTGCCCTAGCCGAGGGACAAACTGTCTTGAAGCCAGAAGGTGGAGAAGCCAGAGTATGA